A stretch of DNA from Anopheles stephensi strain Indian unplaced genomic scaffold, UCI_ANSTEP_V1.0 ucontig302, whole genome shotgun sequence:
AGAAGAAGCTATCATCAAATATAAGGTAGACAATAACTGTTCATTTGGCGAAGCCCGTAAATTTGTTAGTTTGCCCGTAGCTCCTTCCCTTGTCCAACAAAGACTAACCTACGcacaacagacaatcacggacGAAAAAGACGCTATTATTGCCAATCTCgaagccaaaaacaaagaacaagacgaactaatcaaaacactgcacgcatctattgaagaactaagaaaacaaatacgCGACCAGTCCAAAATGATGAAATCCTTCACAAAACAcatgaacaaaacaatcaaacaacaacaaaacgaaagttcaCTAGAATCAGAAACCGACACTACTCTAACTGACACAGATGACACTGCCTCTACCACCTCATCCATCTCCCGCAAGCGAGCCCGCGGGAATAAGGGCTCTCCCTCCTCGGAAGAGGAAAccccaaccacccccaccaccatcccCAACCTTCCCTCTCCCCCTATCCCTAACTCCTCCACCATCCCTTCTCCTTCCTCCGTTTCCACCCgtagcaagaaaaagaaaaaacctagcTAGGTAACTCTTTTTCTCCTTGACCGCTTCTAAACCCCATCACAGATCTGAATCCCCTGCCCATCCTATTACCGGTGATCCCCAAAACCCATCGAATACCACTAACCAACAATCTCTTTTTGCATTATCCTGGAATAttagaagcataaaaaataaccTAGATGAATTAAAACTCCTCATTACCAAACATAAccccagcatcatcaccctacaagaaacacaagctataccctctctttcttccactcctttcaacaaatataactggttttttaatattaaccctactcatccacaccaaaatgtgtgtttcggtgtgcttaaacacattccgactaaaacaattaaactaaCCACTTCAATCCCATCAGTAGCCGTACAAATTACATCTCCACTTAAAGCAACCGTCCTCTGCATGTACCTATCTCCCTCCCTCAGGTTGTCTGCTATACAAAATGACCTTCCTACCCTTCTCTCACAGCTCTCTTTTCCATTGATCCTCCTCGGAGATCTTAATGCCCAACACAGCACCTGGGGTTGTCCCCTTACCAACTCCCGTGGCAACCTCCTAGACAGCATATTTCCTTCTGTCGATTTAGAAATCCTCTACAACCAAACCCCAACCCGCGTTTCTCCCTCCGACGGGAAAAGCTCCATCTTAGATTACTGTGCGGTGTCATCTTCCATGGCACCTCAATTCCACATAGCCgttgacacagacacacacaacagtgaCCACTTCCCACTCTTAATCCATAGCTCCTTTCGTTCTCAGCCATCCCTCATACGCTCCCGTTGGAAGTATGAGGGGGCTGACTGGGAAAGGTATCAAACAGAAATCCGATTCAATCTTCCACTTGACGAAAACCCCTCCATTTCCCGCTTCGtagaaaccattaaaataGCAGCTTCCCTTAGTATCCCTCGTACAAAAGGCAACACTTCCTCCCGAAGAAATGTCCCCTGGTGGAATGAGACAGTCGCGCGGGCTATCAAAGCCCGTCGCGCTGCTCTACGCCGATTCCGCCGCGCAAGCCATATTCCCGATAATTTTTTCACACCTATATTAGCCGAACGGTATCGGGAAGCCAATCGCCTTGCCAAAGAAGCAATCCGGACAGCGAAAGAGAGTAGTTGGAATCAGTTCGTAGCTGATGTCAACCCTCTCTTGACCTGTAAGGAGCTTTGGCGGCGGGTGAGTGTGCTCTCGGGCCGCAACCAACGCTCTTATGCTCCCATTACCCTTAACCTACCAACCAATCCATCTACCACTATCCCTCCAGCGGAAGTACCTGAAGCTTTTGCAAAACactttgcaaatgtttcagCTACAGACAACTTTTCTCCCCAATTCCGTCGTCACAAACAAACTGCAGAACAGATCCCACTTCCCCTAGTAGATGCCACTAACCATAGATACAATAGACCTTTCTCAATAGCTGAACTAAACTGGTCCCTCAGAAAATGTCAGGGCAAATCTTCCGGCCCTGACAACGTAGGTTATCCTTTGCTGAAAAACCTGCCCCCGTATGCGAAACTAATACTTCTTAACATTTACAATAGCATCTGGTCCTCCGGGAATATCCCGGCGGACTGGAAAGGCAGTTTAACAGTTCCGATTgctaaacccaaaaaacccattAATGAAATAGATAGTTACCGTCCAATCTCGCTCCTTAACTGTATTGCTAAGGTGTTGGAAAGGATGGTAAATCGTAGATTAACACAGGAACTACAAGACCGTAATCTCCTTAGCAATAACCAGCATGCGTTCCAGCCGGGTAGAGGTACGGAAACGTACTTTGCCAAGCTGGACGATCTATTAGATAAAGCCACCAGTAGTGACCACCACATAGACCTAGCAATCATAGACCTATCCAAAGCCTTTGATCGAACCTGGCGTCATGCCATTCTTACACAACTGTCTCGTTGGGGCTTTGGTGGACTTTTAACCAAGTTCATTGATAGCTTCCTTACGGACAGGACTTTTAGAGTACAAATAGGAACCGAACTATCCAACCCCTACACACAAGAGAATGGTGTTCCGCAAGGGGCCATTCTCTCTCCAACCCTTTTCCTCATCAGTATGGAAtctcttttttgctcccttcccACAGAAATCCAAGCATTCCTCTATGCAGACGATATTATCCTGGCCTCTTCATCTCATACTGCTTGCGAATCTCGTAAACTCCTGCAAACAGGGGTTGACAAGGTTCGACAGTGGTCGAGATGGACTGGCtacgaaatatcacacacaaAGTCCAAAATCCTCCATATCTGCAAACACTGCTCTTGCAGTCAACGACGACCAATAACTTTTAATAGGACACCAATACCCAACACAAAGATAGCCGACATACTCGGCGTAACCTTCGACAGtaggctttcttttcttccacattccaacagggtcaagaaggaagcaaacaaccgGTTGAACTTGTTCCGGATGCTTGGAACCGGCAAAGCTCGGGCCTCCCGCTCAACCCTGAATcgcatcatcaacgcctgGCTCCTACCTAAACTACTCTACggcatcgagattgtttcccgcgagcgagcaaccttcgagaagagagtagcacccgtctaccatacagccatccgctacgctactggtgcttttgtcaccagtccgattgtttccctcctctgcgaaagcggttttcttccatttcagcacatcatcaccaacagactcgtcgcagctgcagctcggatccttgagaaaggaatcgacgcaactgccctcattaccagagctaactccgacctgcaacaactcaccaaccaccagcttcctccgatcatccaatccagccgccggggaacacgtccctggtaccatagcactcctgccatagactgggaactgaaacaaactctccggggaaccggaaaaagcagccacatcgccaataccacctttacgcacctgatccggaccaaataccaccaccatcaccacatctacACAGACGGCTCCGTCAATCGGGAGTCAgccggctgtgggatccattccagcctcgaaaattgcgccatcaagctccctaaccacacctctatcttttcagccgaagcaatagccatccgtcttgccgccgatgaaggacttcggaccgacattccgaacgtcatTTTCACCGATAGCGCTAGTGTTCTGGCAGCCCTTCAACACGGTTCCTCAAAAGACCCACACATTCAGCTCCTAGATGACATCCTTCCATCTCCTGAAATAGTcctctgttggattccgggtcattccggaatcgacggaaacgagaaagccgaccgtcttgccaaccaaggtcggctccgtccggccgaatcgcacagctctctttcgcgccgtgacgccatccgcttcactaacgcaatagtcgctcaacactggaacaccacctggcacaacctagacctctccacaaaactccgctccatcaagcacaacaccgcaccctgggacgatcccgattccagccacatccaacgagtcctttcccggcttcgcattggtcacacccGCCTGACCCACTCCTACCTGCTCGAACgatccagtcctccactttgcagcttctgtggcgtcgacattaccgtccgccacatccttaccgattgccatggatacactacacaccgaaccacctgccaactagataccgacctagccatcatactgtctcccgacaagcaacagcagaaccgcctcatccgatttttactcatcagcaacctgtaccgagaactataaatttatagcataatAGTTTCCAAATTACtaaaagaataatagttaagcaatagttaagccatagtttttaccacacatatgtaacaatagacaggaaagaggcgaatgaagtctcaaagacccaaagcctctataaataaacgaaaaaaaaaaaaacaaacgaacaagctaagaagcatcgcacatcgccgcatcgcgctctcaacgaactcaactgaaacccaagccttcatcatgtctggccgtggaaagggaggaaaagtgaagggaaaggcaaagtcccgctcgaaccgtgctggtctgcagttcccagttggccgtatccatcgtctgctgcgcaaaggcaactatgccgagcgtgtcggtgccggcgcaccagtgtatctggctgccgtgatggagtacctggccgctgaagtgttggaattggcaggaaacgctgcacgagacaacaagaagacgcgcatcatcccgcgtcatctgcagctggccatccgcaacgacgaggaattgaacaagctgctgtccggtgtgaccatcgcccagggtggtgtgctgcccaacattcaggccgtgctgttgccgaagaagaccgaaaagaaggcctaagctcactagccagccaccagctgctccaccaaaaaccgtccttttcagggcgacaaatcgtattgctaaagaatatgttgaaccattcctgttccctccctaaccgtaccttcgaaaatctgcatggagaacgctcaagtatccaacccagcctgccagcctgtctcaggtaacgcatgcgagatgaagtagaagctgacacacagcctcattaacctgatccgcatccgcctgaccttcagtgcagggtagccaaaacatcccataaaaattaaaataacaaaccttgtacaggtaggaattaaccctcccacacggacaatACTGAGGATGATGCTTTcttaatcaaacaaattctacgctgtttctcgacccgaccgactgcacatgtatttccattccatacaatctttttgataaaagactcggcgaataggcgccaaaacgggtccggcaatcctctacacgtcaagcagcggcctggttgggacatacaagtttagtctgtagtcccgcaacaaataatttcttcttcttcccaggcattacaagctcgagcggtcttggcctgccatttctggctttctgtgacttgattgtacccgtagcaaagtagtcagccctatgtacgcccctaggcggtctggatgggatttacaccccggtcctattgtgtgtacccggagccaatttcgctggttcagcgaatactcgatgcccaaatcgtatcttgggactgtttcaaaattgccccaatagaaatgtagttttatttctaacttatgctagttttgttttcgttccattcgcattcccattccatattccagggaccagccttggccgtgaacaacacaacacacagggtttggtctgataatagtacacagttttgagattgtatcgaaggatcgaataaaattgcttcacaaatttcaccaaccaccacccagaagagttgtgattttttcacaactacccccacgggggactaaaaacgacggcggcggtggcaaaaggagtggcaatgggagtgatctggttgtttgtacaacgcgtacgtcggtgccatcactggtgccggtacaataatattaaatgtgcatgttcataggcgtcgacatagtttaaaaaaaaacgatgacacttaacgtctgaaaccgtcgtcgttggtctaaataaacgcgtcctcgaggcgaaaaggcgcgaacgcattaaacgtcgggtaaaaggtcgggcgcgtcattttgtttttaagtggagtttctgttttccagtcgtttaagcaatgtgtggcgcttgggcagcaccgatcgaactaaggagcagtagagcatcctgatggagattgcatacgcgatgggcgcaaacacttatactgaaatgattctatcctgttaataatatgttattgtgaacgagtccacatgaggctttcgaattctaggatcggccggacaattgtacagtactgagatttcgcacttaatctgtgcgaagcaggccttggtcacgaactgcatttgtgcgggcaacagaggaatcagctattttataagatagcatatcgcgagacgcatgagcgtagcgaaagcttcgccagagaaatcacacaaaaagagagcgtttctatcaacacttcgtaacgtttctctcgatccttgcgtgtgcgacggcaggcttttcaatgctgcttttttgtgacactatacatatgtttgattttcactgatcacaatcgggaagggacctgcgcgtgttgctcgtctcacttcatggacagttccgtacgttgctacgaaatcaaaaaaaaaaccctgtggtaccgtgtctcagcgtctgcactagatggcgtctctctttgagcatgcctgaacactggttctgttcgatattcgaatcaccgcaaacgaacaccaatgatcacttagaataattctcaatattttcaaaccaaccatcgatcaaagttgtaaaatgtaggcattttaggcaacgctaacggattgtggtcctgaaaaggaccgttgagatgagctggcaacagctgtgttcgctggctggcggggtcgtcgggcttaacctccgaaaccgtacagagtgcgaccttgacgcttcagcgcgtacacgacgtccatcgctgtgacggtcttgcgcttggcgtgttcggtgtaggtgactgcatcacggatcacgttctccaggaataccttcagcacgccacgagtttcctcgtaaatcaggccagagatacgcttcactcctccacggcgggccagacgacggatagctggcttggtgattccctggatgttatcgcgcagcactttgcgatgacgcttggctcctcctttgcccagacctttgcctccctttccgcgtccagtcattttgatccgtaaggttcaggttcacaatgcacgataaatgctctcggcgcgagaccgcgccattatatacactttaggccacaccaacacatgcgtaccctctgtcgtacgctcgctgcgaggaagtgcgtatgtgtgcaggccgagcgatcttataaaaggggcgtcggaagtcgtgaaactctatttcagagccatttcgcatcgagaaagacacgctcacgtcccgctaccctcagccaacagtgtacaatggcccgtacgaagcaaactgcccgtaaatcgaccggaggcaaggccccgcgcaagcagctggccaccaaggccgctcgcaagagtgctccggccaccggaggagtgaagaagccgcatcgttaccgtccgggaaccgtagccctgcgtgaaatccgtcgctaccagaagtcgaccgagctgctcatccgcaagctgcccttccagcgtctggttcgtgaaattgcgcaagacttcaagaccgacctgcgtttccagagctcggccgtgatggccctgcaggaagccagcgaggcgtaccttgtcggcctgttcgaggataccaacctgtgcgccatccacgcgaagcgcgtcaccatcatgccgaaagacatccagctggcccgtcgcatccgtggagagcgtgcctaagtcgtcgctgtccctcgagcggcagtctcgccccaaacaaaaacggtccttctcaggaccaccagaaatgttgagcaaaagagtaatgttgaaatcatcctccttccaatcatgtcgattcattttgttggttagaaaaatgttgcatggagtactcgatgcacgcgtgttgttggcatgggagcctagagaatagctttgcttggttgagtggtacgcgacgccacaccaacaaggtacccgtgtgaagcgatcgccatggatatgaaattctattttcaggtcaagccaggaagtcatgattgccatcaatgtttaccacaatgcagcaattctccgatgtacgctaatgtttcaaaactgatagttcataattgtttgtacgaaaacgttttatcataattctgcactgcattcatcacaaacatatatgcattgagtacatacaaacatgaataatattcataaacacaagtaatgtctcaggcaagcaaaaggatgagtaaatgaacgatacaaaatgctgctctccgttggagaaacccaggttagaaaatcatcatcctttctcgctttggtaggtttactttttgcttagatagagcgagatagacgattttgttacctgggaacgctaggaaatgccccgtaagtggctgtctaccgcgattctattgcgcaacttgaatattgtgcgactggaattagttggtaacatttgatgatggagggttgggttgggacaaattcttttcgacagatgcgtattgtggtcctgaaaaggaccggttggttggatggatagatggatgagcttcccccgtccgtcgagaattacttcgagctggtgtacttggtgactgccttggttccttcggagacggcgtgcttggccagctcaccgggcagcagcaggcggacggcggtttggatttcgcgggacgtgatcgtcgagcgcttgttgtagtgcgccaggcgggacgcttcggcagcgatgcgctcgaagatgtcgttcacgaaactgttcatgatgctcatcgccttcgaggaaataccggtgtccgggtggacctgcttcaacaccttgtagatgtagatagcgtagctctccttgcgggtcttccttttcttcttcttgtccgacttggagatgtttttctgggccttgccagactttcttcgcagcctttccactggttttcggtgccatttcgctagcttacgacgggtacgatgccaactgtcggagagtagaaacgcgtttgataccgatccaatcgcttcattcggcttttatttggaactgaggtgacaggcgcgcaaccagagaggagattgccgacgttttctctcccggtatataaacgagaaaagggcgcgttttctggcacaagcgaacaagctacgaagcatcgcacatcgccgcatcgcgctctcaacgaactcaactgaaacccaagccttcatcatgtctggccgtggaaagggaggaaaagtgaagggaaaggcaaagtcccgctcgaaccgtgctggtctgcagttcccagttggccgtatccatcgtctgctgcgcaaaggcaactatgccgagcgtgtcggtgccggcgcaccagtgtatctggctgccgtgatggagtacctggccgctgaagtgttggaattggcaggaaacgctgcacgagacaacaagaagacgcgcatcatcccgcgtcatctgcagctggccatccgcaacgacgaggaattgaacaagctgctgtccggtgtgaccatcgcccagggtggtgtgctgcccaacattcaggccgtgctgttgccgaagaagaccgaaaagaaggcctaagctcactagccagccaccagctgctccaccaaaaaccgtccttttcagggcgacaaatcgtattgctaaagaatatgttgaaccattcctgttccctccctaaccgtaccttcgaaaatccgcatggagaacgctcaagtatcccacccagcctgccagcctgtctcaggtaacgcatgcgagatgaagtagaagctgacacacagcctcattaacctgatccgcatccgcctgaccttcagtgcagggtagccaaaacatcccataaaaat
This window harbors:
- the LOC118516497 gene encoding LOW QUALITY PROTEIN: histone H2B-like (The sequence of the model RefSeq protein was modified relative to this genomic sequence to represent the inferred CDS: deleted 1 base in 1 codon) — translated: MAPKTSGKAAKKSGKAQKNISKSDKKKKRKTRKESYAIYIYKVLKQVHPDTGISSKAMSIMNSFVNDIFERIAAEASRLAHYNKRSTITSREIQTAVRLLLPGELAKHAVSEGTKAVTKYTSSK